The stretch of DNA aatttaatatatttcattaacggcagtcaaaattcaaatcaatatACACATAATAGATATTTATACATTATAGttgtgaaaatcacaaaatttataTTTGTGGACCttaatcaacaacaactaaagaTATCAAGACGCATTATTGTTGTATTTTGTACCTCTATATTACGGTAATTTGATTACTTGTGAATATTACTTATATATTCACTATTAATATATACtctaattaaatagttttaattaattgttatattttaataaatttaaactatatttaaataatttacaaGTCTAATTTGAAATATCGTTCATATTTATCAACTCTagctaatgttttaaaaaaaatgagataaaCTTTAGAATTGAAtaacttttatataataataactttattattttgataagttcaaaattagttaatcatagatgatttttttctaaaaatattttaaaggattatgatcAATATATTAATAATCGTTGATGAActttactaaaaaatattttaaataattatgatcaatgtagtaataaaactagttttaaatttttattttttttaaaaaaaagactaaattgaagatTGAATGAGAAGGATGAAAATGCAATGGATGAAGTTAGTTGATCCCACATACTAAAGTTAATTTAATACTagagttaatttaataattttcctTCACATTTAATGATAGTAATAATTTATCTCACATAAATTTTAGTtgcatttaatattaaaaatttacttcttttttatttaagaaaaaagttagtaTCATCTTTATACCTTTATGGCCAAAACATTATGGCCATTTAAACAAGAAACATGTCAAGTTTAAGTGTGTGGTTAAGAATTCAAAAAAAGTTGACGGGCATTCATATATGCATCATCTCATCCTTTAGCTTATTTATATGCATAGTTATAGTGTAAAAAGACTTCCAAAGCATGcttgcatatttattttattttcaagttattaatcCTACTCTTTTTATAAACAGTTACTTTTAACGcgattaatatataaaaattaaatttttacacTAATATATCTTTATGCATAGGTAACTCGTTTTAGTTGTGGTGGATTTGTTGTTGGATTCAGAGTTAACCACACTGTGATGGATGCTTATGGATTCAAAATGTTTCTAAATGCATTAAGTGAATTAATTCAAGGAGCTTCTGCACCTTCCATACTACCTGTATGGCAAAGGGATCTTCTAAGTGCAAGATCATCCCCATGCATTACATGTACTCACCATGAGTTTGATGAGATAACTGAATCAAGAACTGCATGGGAATCTATGGAAGACAAGTTGATACAACGATCATTTTTCTTTGGAAATAAGGAGATGAAAGCTATTAAAAATCATGTTTCTTCAAATTGTAAAAGTACAAAATATGAGTTGTTAGTGGCATTTTTATGGAAATGTCGTACGATTGCTCTCAACTTGCACCCTCAAGAAATTGTTCGTCTGACATATTTTGTTAGCATACGTGGAAAATCACTTAAATATGAATTGCCACCTGGATATTATGGAAATGCATTCATCACTCCAGCTGCAGTATCAAAAGCAAGATTGTTATGTTCAAATCCACTGTCATATGCAGTTGAACTAGTCAAGAAACTTAAAGATCATTTGACTGAAGAATACATTAAATCAGTGATAGACTTCATGATTATTAAAGGGAGACCAGAGTTGTCAAAGTCTTGGAATTTTATTGTTTCAGATAATAGATCTgttggatttgatgaatatgatTTTGGATGGGGAAAGCCCATCTTTGGAGGGGCTTCAGCTTCTTTCATTAGTATTGGTATTCCTTTTAATAATGAAGAGGGAGAAAAGGGTATTTTAGTAGCTATAAGTTTGCCTccaatggccatgaaaaattttcaaaaggTTGTATTCGAGATGACTTTAAATAATGTTGAAGAAGTTGACATAATTTCACGGATGTAAGAGTTTTGTTTTTGTCTTTCTACCCCATCAATACATGTTTTGGGAGTGATTAAATCAAAATTATGAAGCTTAATATTTCATCCATATCCTGTTAGAAACTACTTGTCCATCATGTATGATACTGCAAATcaaatatcattttattttatctttatgtaACAATATTTAATTGGAGACggaattaaagagaaaaaaaatatatatatatttaaacctTAT from Capsicum annuum cultivar UCD-10X-F1 unplaced genomic scaffold, UCD10Xv1.1 ctg21753, whole genome shotgun sequence encodes:
- the LOC124885365 gene encoding methanol O-anthraniloyltransferase-like (The sequence of the model RefSeq protein was modified relative to this genomic sequence to represent the inferred CDS: added 436 bases not found in genome assembly), translating into MAHTTRISITHHKPKLVVPAIVTPHETKQLSEIDDQGLTRFQSAILIVYKYSSSMKGKDPAKIIKDGLSKTLVFYYPLAGRIIEGSNRKLMVNCTGEGILFVEADANVELDKLGDSIKPPCPYLDLLLHNVPHSDGIIGCPLLLVQVTRFSCGGFVVGFRVNHTVMDAYGFKMFLNALSELIQGASAPSILPVWQRDLLSARSSPCITCTHHEFDEITESRTAWESMEDKLIQRSFFFGNKEMKAIKNHVSSNCKSTKYELLVAFLWKCRTIALNLHPQEIVRLTYFVSIRGKSLKYELPPGYYGNAFITPAAVSKARLLCSNPLSYAVELVKKLKDHLTEEYIKSVIDFMIIKGRPELSKSWNFIVSDNRSVGFDEYDFGWGKPIFGGASASFISIGIPFNNEEGEKGILVAISLPPMAMKNFQKVVFEMTLNNVEEVDIISRM